Part of the Janibacter alkaliphilus genome is shown below.
TCGGGCCGCGGGCCGCGGGCGGCGCAGTCCGGGCAGGTGCCCCAGTAGATGACCTCTGCCTCGTCGATGACGAAGCCGGAGTGGTCCGAGGCGGTCAGGCAGGGCGCGGAGCCGACCGCGCAGTCCACGTCGCCGACGGCGCCGCAGCTGCGGCAGACGACGTGGTGATGGTTGTCGCCGGCCCGCAGCTCGTAGCGGGCGAGCGACCCGGCGGGCTGGATGCGGCGCACCAGGCCGGCCCCGGTGAGCGCGGCCAGGCAGTCGTAGACGGCCTGGTGGGAGACGGTGGGCAGGTCCCGCCGGACCCGTTCGATGACGGTCGCGGTGTCCGCGTGCGGCGCCTGCGCGAGGGCACCGAGCACGGCGGCCCGGGGGCGGGTCGCCCGCAGCCCGGCTCCCTTGAGCAGGGCGCCGACGTCGGTGGTCATGGGGTTCAACGATCCGCCCTTTTTTGGATCGTGTCAAGATTAGGCGACCCTAACTGCCCTGCCAGGACGTCGGCGCAGCTGGCATGCACGGTGCGGCAGGGCCGGACCATGCGGAGGCCAACCGCGCTGCAGCCGACCGCGCTCGGCCGGTCACGCTCGGGCGTCCATCACCCGGGAGGCCCCCGCGCGGAGGATCTGCTCGTCGGCCGTCAGCAGCACCGCCCCCTCAGCCTCCGCCTGCGCCAGCAGCAGCCGGTCGAAGGGGTCACGATGCTCCAGGGGGCTGTCGCGGACGCCGAGGGCGTGCTCCGGGCTCACCGGCAGCAGCACCGGACCCGACCTCTCGATCGCGGGCAGCAGCGGAGCGGGGTCGGGGAACTTCCCGATCGAGTGCTTGATCGACAGCTCCCACAGGCTGGCGGCCGAGGCCAGCACGGCGGTCGCACCGTCGATGCCTCGCCGGGCACCGGACCCGAGCCGGGAGTCGTCGGTGAGGACCCAGAGCAGGACGTGGGTGTCCAGCAGGATGCGGGTCACCGCGACCCCAGCAGCCTGGACACCTCGTCGTCCGAGTCCCGCAGGTCGTCATCGTCGTAGTCCAGGTCGAGCTCGCCGTAGACGACGCTGCGCTCCTGGTGCGGCACGAGATCGGCGATGGGGACGCCCGCGCGCGCGATGGTGATGCGCTGGCCCGACCGGACCCGCTCCAGCAGCCGCGACAGGTGCGTCTTGGCCTCGTGGATGTTGACGACGGCATCGGCCTCCATGGACTTAGTCTAGTCGACCATTCTGATCCACGGGCACGTCTCGCCACGCGACTGCTGCTAGGCACGCGTGGTGTGGTCGCCGACCATGGTGTGCATGAGCTTCGACACCCCGCGAGGCGCGGCCTTCACCGCTGCGGAGCGAGGGCTGCCCCGACGCAGCCGCGCCGAGGTGGCCCAGTCCGACGGCCTGTGGCTCGCCGCAGAGAATCTCGTCCGGAAGGTCGCCGACGCCCTGCTCGACGACGACGTGGAGCGGGCACACCGCGTCGCCGGGCGCGCCGCCGCCCTGCCCTACGACGAGCACCAGGAGATGTGGCCCGGCGTCGCCGTGGCGGACCAGGAGATCTACAACACCCTGACTGACGCGGTCGAGATCTGGCCCGCGGACGACCACAGCTGGGTCGACGCCGTCTCCGCCGGCATGGCCGAGTCGCCGACCGCCGCGCAGCAGCTGAGTCATGTCGCGGCGATCCTGGCGCACACCGCGACCGACGTCGAGATCGCTCCCGCGGAGCAGGCGCGGCTCTCCCGGATCGCCGGCGCCCAGGACCCGATGAGGCCGCCGGCCGACGACATCCCCCGCCCGGAGCACACCGACGCCATCGTCGCGCTCGCCCAGGTCGAGCTCCGGCTGCGCCACCACCTCGACGAGGCGCTGACCGCTCTCGACGACCCCGAGAG
Proteins encoded:
- a CDS encoding Fur family transcriptional regulator → MTTDVGALLKGAGLRATRPRAAVLGALAQAPHADTATVIERVRRDLPTVSHQAVYDCLAALTGAGLVRRIQPAGSLARYELRAGDNHHHVVCRSCGAVGDVDCAVGSAPCLTASDHSGFVIDEAEVIYWGTCPDCAARGPRPDGTHEPSAGDPSAEPTA
- a CDS encoding PIN domain-containing protein, producing MTRILLDTHVLLWVLTDDSRLGSGARRGIDGATAVLASAASLWELSIKHSIGKFPDPAPLLPAIERSGPVLLPVSPEHALGVRDSPLEHRDPFDRLLLAQAEAEGAVLLTADEQILRAGASRVMDARA
- a CDS encoding type II toxin-antitoxin system Phd/YefM family antitoxin, whose amino-acid sequence is MEADAVVNIHEAKTHLSRLLERVRSGQRITIARAGVPIADLVPHQERSVVYGELDLDYDDDDLRDSDDEVSRLLGSR